One window of Sphingobium sp. HWE2-09 genomic DNA carries:
- a CDS encoding TonB-dependent receptor → MRRLRNLLLCASGTVAIAAPAYGQEEGGLQEIVVTAQKREQNLQDIPVAVSAVTGEALAAKGIAQFSDLTQMSPSLTLTVGVQPANSSVVLRGVGTLAFSTGVEPSVAVVIDDLPVLHQAQAFSNMSDVDRVEILRGPQGTLFGKNSSAGVINIATRAPGADFGGFVNGSVTSDGQYLTEGAVNVPLGKGVAARVSGFWQHNNGFIKNLANGSMVGGNKGWGVRGRLSAQLMDDLKLDLAMRRTHDVSNPAQTFLAVPTNATIFNSRIALNLVGINPELGNDKIRYNFNNEATNDTTAVSAKLEWDLGPVSLISVTGYQKWKYETFIDADNMAVPIFGSAVGVYNISPFESRMWTQEVRLVSDGRGPLQYLFGLWYSDGETDRTFLRYPLGSAQANNWTANNGSKTYAAFGQTTYDISSTTHFDAGARFNRERIFVNFIDRLLPVPAPTAGNCLVQCSGRTAENEFTYKFSLRQDFTRSVMVYASYGTGYKGQAYDISSGFNPTKAANPVEAETSKAYELGVKSRFWDNRVQLNIALFRTDYENFQAQSQIQLPNGTNAFNLNNVGSLRTQGVEVEATAMPVQALTLSATAAYTDAEMRSFPRAQCYPGQSAAAGCSGGLQDLSGRRPPNSPKFRYTLSAKYDRELANAVAGFLQVDWRHQSDTGYDLLQNPVAFQKAYGVLDLSMGLRDADGDRFRLSFFIKNLLNETYAATVMAPAGGSAGVAVQSLPRDYARYFGWRIGYNF, encoded by the coding sequence ATGAGACGGTTAAGAAACCTGCTGCTTTGCGCGTCTGGAACAGTTGCGATTGCTGCCCCAGCATATGGGCAGGAAGAAGGCGGTTTGCAGGAGATTGTTGTTACAGCGCAAAAGCGAGAGCAGAATCTTCAGGACATACCGGTAGCGGTCAGCGCCGTAACGGGCGAGGCCCTCGCGGCAAAGGGTATCGCGCAATTCAGCGACCTCACCCAAATGTCGCCCAGCCTGACGCTTACGGTAGGCGTTCAGCCAGCCAACAGTAGCGTGGTTCTGCGCGGCGTGGGTACGTTGGCATTCAGCACCGGGGTTGAGCCTAGCGTTGCGGTCGTCATCGACGATTTGCCCGTGCTGCATCAGGCCCAGGCATTCAGCAACATGAGTGATGTGGACCGTGTCGAAATTCTGCGCGGACCGCAAGGCACACTGTTCGGCAAGAATTCATCCGCGGGTGTCATCAATATTGCGACGCGCGCGCCCGGCGCGGACTTTGGCGGCTTCGTCAATGGATCGGTTACGTCGGACGGACAATATCTGACTGAGGGGGCAGTCAATGTTCCGCTCGGCAAGGGCGTGGCTGCCCGGGTCAGCGGCTTTTGGCAGCACAATAATGGCTTCATCAAGAATTTGGCTAACGGTTCTATGGTCGGCGGGAATAAGGGGTGGGGCGTCCGGGGCCGGCTGTCGGCTCAGTTGATGGACGATCTGAAGCTCGACCTTGCTATGCGTCGTACCCATGATGTGTCGAACCCCGCGCAAACCTTTCTGGCGGTGCCGACCAACGCGACGATCTTTAATTCGCGCATCGCACTTAATCTGGTGGGCATCAACCCGGAGCTAGGTAACGACAAGATCCGCTATAATTTCAACAACGAAGCGACGAACGATACTACCGCTGTCAGCGCAAAGCTGGAGTGGGACTTGGGTCCTGTGTCTCTCATTTCAGTCACCGGGTATCAGAAATGGAAATACGAAACCTTCATTGATGCTGATAATATGGCCGTGCCGATCTTCGGATCGGCGGTTGGTGTCTACAATATCAGCCCATTTGAGTCGCGCATGTGGACGCAGGAAGTCAGGCTGGTGTCCGATGGGCGTGGTCCCCTGCAATATCTCTTCGGACTTTGGTATTCGGATGGCGAGACTGATCGTACCTTCCTGCGTTATCCACTGGGATCGGCGCAGGCGAACAATTGGACGGCCAATAACGGGTCCAAGACTTATGCGGCCTTCGGTCAGACGACTTATGACATAAGTTCGACCACCCATTTCGATGCGGGTGCCCGGTTCAATCGGGAGAGGATTTTCGTAAACTTCATCGATCGACTGTTGCCGGTGCCCGCGCCGACCGCAGGCAATTGCCTGGTTCAATGTTCAGGCAGGACGGCCGAAAACGAATTTACCTACAAATTCTCTCTGAGGCAGGATTTTACTCGCAGCGTGATGGTCTATGCCTCCTATGGCACGGGCTACAAGGGACAGGCCTATGACATTTCGAGCGGGTTCAATCCGACAAAGGCGGCCAATCCGGTCGAGGCGGAAACGTCGAAAGCCTATGAACTTGGTGTCAAAAGCCGCTTCTGGGATAATCGCGTCCAGTTGAACATCGCTCTGTTCCGCACCGACTATGAGAATTTCCAGGCGCAGTCCCAGATCCAGTTGCCCAATGGCACCAACGCCTTCAACCTCAACAATGTTGGCAGCCTGCGCACGCAGGGCGTGGAGGTCGAGGCTACCGCCATGCCGGTTCAGGCGCTAACCCTCTCGGCGACAGCGGCATATACTGACGCTGAGATGCGTTCCTTCCCCCGGGCGCAATGCTATCCGGGCCAGTCGGCTGCGGCAGGCTGTTCGGGGGGCTTGCAGGATTTGTCTGGTCGTCGCCCGCCCAACTCGCCCAAATTCCGATACACGCTGTCGGCCAAATATGATCGTGAACTGGCTAACGCCGTCGCGGGTTTCCTTCAGGTGGACTGGCGTCATCAAAGTGACACCGGCTATGACCTGCTGCAAAATCCGGTCGCCTTTCAGAAGGCCTATGGCGTTCTCGATCTTTCAATGGGCCTTCGCGATGCCGATGGGGATCGGTTCCGTCTCAGCTTCTTCATTAAGAACCTCTTGAACGAAACCTATGCCGCTACCGTCATGGCGCCTGCGGGCGGTAGCGCGGGAGTCGCGGTTCAGTCGCTGCCCCGTGATTATGCCCGTTACTTTGGCTGGCGTATTGGCTATAATTTCTAA
- a CDS encoding formylglycine-generating enzyme family protein has product MVHLVGGRFTMGSERFYPEEAPRRKVAVDPFWIDETPVTNRQFATFIAATSYITVAELAPDPEHYPGILEGMDRAGSLVFHQPAHLGETSDPQSWWQFTLGADWRHPLGPDRCIEELDLLDHPVVQISYTDAMAYAKWAGKDLPTEAEFEFAARGGFDGKEYAWGDELAPGGQMMANYWQGLFPISNQCLDGWDRTSPVRSFPPNGFGIYDMIGNIWEWTRDWWSERPELPRTGKGSCCPLSNPRGGRLSGSYDPANPAIRIGRKVIKGGSHLCAENYCQRYRPAARHPEMIDTATSHIGFRCVLRRRTVQ; this is encoded by the coding sequence ATGGTGCACTTGGTCGGCGGCCGATTCACTATGGGATCAGAGCGCTTTTACCCAGAGGAAGCACCGCGTAGAAAGGTCGCTGTGGATCCATTCTGGATTGATGAAACCCCGGTTACCAATCGGCAGTTTGCTACGTTCATAGCAGCTACAAGCTATATTACCGTCGCTGAACTTGCCCCTGATCCAGAACATTATCCCGGGATATTGGAGGGAATGGATAGAGCTGGATCTCTAGTCTTTCACCAGCCAGCCCATCTTGGCGAAACGAGCGATCCGCAAAGCTGGTGGCAATTTACCCTTGGCGCTGACTGGCGGCATCCGCTTGGCCCCGACCGATGCATTGAAGAACTCGACCTATTGGATCATCCGGTAGTACAAATAAGCTACACAGATGCAATGGCGTACGCAAAATGGGCGGGAAAGGATCTGCCCACCGAGGCCGAATTTGAGTTCGCAGCGCGAGGCGGCTTTGACGGAAAAGAATATGCCTGGGGCGACGAGCTTGCACCCGGTGGCCAAATGATGGCTAATTATTGGCAAGGACTATTTCCGATCTCCAATCAGTGTCTCGACGGGTGGGACCGAACCTCTCCGGTCCGCAGCTTTCCACCAAATGGATTCGGAATTTACGACATGATCGGCAACATATGGGAGTGGACACGCGATTGGTGGAGCGAGCGGCCGGAACTTCCCAGGACGGGGAAAGGATCATGCTGCCCGCTGAGCAACCCACGCGGCGGAAGGCTCAGCGGGAGTTATGACCCTGCTAATCCAGCGATCCGGATTGGACGAAAGGTTATCAAAGGCGGCTCCCATCTATGCGCCGAGAACTATTGCCAACGCTACCGACCTGCGGCTCGACATCCCGAAATGATAGATACAGCGACATCCCACATTGGATTCCGCTGTGTACTGCGGCGGCGGACGGTACAATAA
- a CDS encoding transposase: MSQITVISGPERRRVWTDQQKRELVAAVSAPGANVAEIARRADLRPNQIYRWRRQMGQAEQGFAEVQVQPDPVPVIGSAIIVEFERAIVRIPAGASPGLVSAVLRSVKP, encoded by the coding sequence ATGAGTCAGATCACGGTAATTTCAGGCCCGGAGCGGCGGCGGGTATGGACCGACCAGCAGAAGCGTGAGTTGGTCGCGGCTGTTTCGGCGCCCGGGGCGAACGTGGCGGAGATTGCCCGCCGTGCTGATCTACGACCGAACCAGATCTACAGATGGCGGCGACAGATGGGTCAGGCAGAGCAGGGCTTTGCCGAGGTGCAGGTGCAGCCCGATCCAGTGCCGGTGATCGGATCGGCGATCATCGTGGAGTTCGAGCGGGCGATCGTACGCATCCCCGCTGGCGCATCACCTGGGTTGGTGTCGGCAGTGCTGCGGTCGGTCAAGCCGTGA
- the tnpB gene encoding IS66 family insertion sequence element accessory protein TnpB has translation MDRDRTYRYEEGHAIPGPAQQSFRRDPHAGDLYVFRGRRGDLCKILWHDGIGMSLYAKALLSLSKGA, from the coding sequence ATGGATCGCGACCGGACATACCGATATGAGGAAGGGCACGCGATCCCTGGTCCTGCACAGCAGAGCTTCAGGCGGGATCCCCATGCCGGTGATCTTTATGTCTTCCGAGGGCGCCGTGGCGACCTGTGCAAGATCCTGTGGCATGATGGCATTGGCATGTCGCTCTATGCCAAGGCTCTCCTGAGCTTGTCGAAGGGCGCCTGA
- a CDS encoding helix-turn-helix transcriptional regulator has translation MTERDEQFLRLKAVIEKTGKPKASIYREIHLGRFPAPEKIGARAVAWRLSRILRWMQAPSAYQDD, from the coding sequence ATGACAGAAAGAGACGAGCAGTTTTTGCGGCTTAAAGCGGTGATTGAGAAGACGGGGAAGCCCAAAGCGTCAATCTATCGCGAGATCCATTTAGGTAGGTTTCCGGCACCAGAGAAGATAGGCGCCAGAGCGGTCGCTTGGCGCCTATCACGGATATTACGCTGGATGCAGGCGCCGAGCGCTTACCAGGACGACTGA
- a CDS encoding tyrosine-type recombinase/integrase, whose protein sequence is MLTDTLIQSILPADRIIKKADGGGLNICVLPNGRREWRLSYRCDRKQKSITGGDYPLMSIDRARVWREEMKAALANGNDPAYIKRQQRYEDQAERTTFRQLAQEWMMAKRPGWSDRYAGVIERRLEADIFPTIGKLSVRSILPRDMLIALKTIEDRGAIEMAHRVRAYCSEIFRFGIPDGRVKSDPCRDLGTVMRKRAAVNHRSKVPIKELPRFYAALNADTGSKLSHLALRWTILTMVRTTETRHAQWSEFEGLGGPEPLWRIPAERMKMRIEHLVPLPPQAVTLLREIKELNVYGKYGNERFGQYLFPVIGNQGDTISQNRMLILLQRLGVGDKATVHGFRSIASTVLNETGMFKADWIELQLAHVPGGVRAVYNAARYLPRRRRMLEWWADYLDKAEQASAAIAIEKATPVRPAVGTLEWFQSSW, encoded by the coding sequence GTGCTCACCGATACCCTTATCCAATCGATTCTCCCCGCCGATCGCATCATCAAGAAAGCCGATGGCGGTGGCCTCAATATCTGTGTCCTGCCCAATGGGCGACGCGAGTGGCGACTTTCCTATCGCTGTGATCGCAAGCAGAAGAGCATCACCGGTGGAGACTATCCGCTAATGAGCATCGATCGCGCCCGGGTGTGGCGCGAGGAAATGAAGGCGGCACTCGCCAACGGCAATGATCCGGCCTACATCAAGCGACAGCAAAGATATGAGGATCAGGCCGAACGTACGACATTCCGCCAACTGGCCCAGGAATGGATGATGGCCAAACGACCGGGGTGGTCAGATCGCTATGCTGGCGTGATCGAAAGGCGGCTTGAAGCAGATATCTTTCCGACCATCGGCAAGCTGTCTGTCCGCTCTATCTTGCCGCGCGACATGCTCATTGCGCTCAAGACTATCGAGGACAGGGGCGCCATCGAGATGGCGCATCGGGTACGGGCCTATTGCAGCGAGATTTTCCGGTTCGGTATTCCAGACGGAAGAGTGAAATCTGACCCTTGTCGTGATCTCGGAACGGTCATGCGCAAGCGCGCCGCGGTGAACCATCGATCTAAAGTCCCAATCAAGGAATTGCCACGCTTCTACGCAGCCCTGAATGCTGATACCGGCTCAAAGTTAAGTCATCTCGCCTTGCGCTGGACCATCCTCACGATGGTTCGGACAACGGAAACTCGCCATGCGCAATGGTCTGAGTTCGAGGGGCTGGGAGGTCCAGAGCCGCTATGGCGAATTCCTGCTGAACGCATGAAGATGCGCATAGAGCATCTCGTGCCCTTGCCACCACAAGCCGTTACGCTTCTCCGGGAGATCAAAGAACTCAACGTCTATGGGAAATATGGCAACGAGCGGTTTGGGCAATATCTCTTCCCGGTGATCGGCAATCAGGGTGATACGATCAGTCAGAACCGCATGCTGATCTTGCTCCAGCGCTTGGGCGTCGGTGACAAAGCGACGGTGCATGGGTTCCGGTCGATCGCCAGCACGGTTCTCAACGAGACAGGGATGTTCAAGGCCGATTGGATCGAGCTTCAACTGGCACATGTGCCGGGCGGCGTACGCGCCGTTTACAATGCCGCACGCTATCTGCCCCGCCGTCGCAGGATGCTCGAATGGTGGGCGGACTATCTCGACAAGGCCGAACAGGCGTCAGCAGCCATCGCCATTGAGAAGGCGACTCCGGTTAGGCCTGCTGTAGGAACGCTGGAGTGGTTTCAGTCGTCCTGGTAA
- a CDS encoding aldo/keto reductase, with protein MTSLPTRTIGPFTVSAIGLGCMNLSHAYLPRPDAATAERLLRHALDVGVTFFDTAALYGFGANEELLGRTLMDRRGDFTLASKCVLGEIDGKRGLDGSPAAIAKVMDNSLRRLKVDHIDLYYLHRLDPKVPVEESVGALVRGVEAGKIGAIGLSEMSAATLRRAQAVHPIAAMQTEYSPWVRNPEVAVLDACAELGVGFVAFSPLGRGLLAGNPTAADLPEGDIRRGMPRFQPEHLAANLALAGRLKALADQAGCTAAQLCLAWLLSRGDHVVPIPGTTSIAHLDEDIATLSRDWPADLLAAVDALFPLTAPSGPRYPRDAQAQVDTECWAGEPLA; from the coding sequence ATGACCAGTCTCCCCACGCGCACCATAGGCCCTTTCACCGTTTCGGCCATCGGCCTTGGCTGCATGAATCTGTCCCACGCGTATCTGCCGCGTCCCGACGCGGCGACGGCGGAGCGGCTGTTGCGCCATGCGCTCGATGTCGGCGTCACCTTTTTCGACACCGCCGCGCTTTATGGCTTTGGCGCGAATGAGGAATTGCTGGGGCGGACGCTGATGGACCGGCGGGGCGATTTCACGCTGGCGAGCAAATGCGTGTTGGGGGAGATTGACGGGAAGCGCGGGCTGGACGGATCGCCTGCGGCGATCGCCAAGGTGATGGACAACTCGCTGCGGCGGCTGAAGGTCGATCATATCGACCTCTATTATCTCCACCGGCTCGATCCCAAGGTGCCGGTCGAGGAGTCGGTCGGCGCGCTGGTGCGCGGCGTGGAGGCAGGGAAGATCGGGGCGATCGGCCTGTCGGAAATGTCGGCCGCCACCCTGCGCCGCGCGCAGGCCGTGCATCCGATCGCGGCGATGCAGACGGAATATTCGCCCTGGGTCCGCAACCCGGAAGTCGCGGTGCTGGATGCCTGCGCCGAACTGGGCGTGGGTTTCGTCGCCTTCTCACCGCTGGGGCGCGGTCTGCTGGCGGGCAATCCGACTGCCGCTGATTTGCCCGAGGGCGACATCCGCCGGGGAATGCCGCGCTTTCAGCCCGAGCATCTGGCGGCGAATCTGGCGCTGGCGGGCAGGTTGAAGGCATTGGCCGATCAGGCCGGATGCACGGCGGCGCAACTGTGCCTGGCCTGGCTGCTGAGCCGGGGCGACCATGTCGTGCCGATTCCGGGGACGACCAGCATCGCGCATCTGGACGAGGATATTGCAACCCTGTCGCGCGACTGGCCCGCCGATCTGCTGGCGGCTGTCGATGCACTGTTCCCGCTGACCGCGCCATCGGGGCCGCGCTATCCGCGCGACGCACAGGCCCAGGTCGACACGGAATGCTGGGCGGGCGAGCCGCTGGCCTGA
- the pobA gene encoding 4-hydroxybenzoate 3-monooxygenase has translation MKTQVAIVGAGPAGLMLGHLLRAEGIDAVVVERASPDYVLGRIRAGVLERTTTDLMDRLGLGARMHAEGLPHDGFHLADGERLIRIDIAALTGKHVMVYGQTEITRDLMEAAPERGLEVIYDAGDVALHDVDSDAPYLTYSKDGATHRIDAAFLCGCDGFHGPSRKAIPASVATAYEKVYPFGWLGILADVPPCNHELIYANHERGFALASMRSATRSRYYVQVALDERLEDWSDDRLWDELAIRLGPEAAANITRGPALEKSIAPLRSFVFEPMRHGRLMLAGDSAHIVPPTGAKGLNLAMSDVHYLSQSLIAYFKSHDSDAVARYSDKALARVWKSERFSWQLTTLMHRFPDSDAFDRRMQVADLDYIASSVAAQTTIAENYVGLPL, from the coding sequence ATGAAGACGCAGGTCGCTATCGTGGGCGCTGGCCCCGCCGGGTTGATGCTGGGCCATTTGTTGCGCGCCGAAGGGATCGACGCCGTCGTGGTCGAGCGCGCGTCGCCCGACTATGTGCTGGGCCGCATTCGCGCCGGGGTGCTGGAGCGCACGACCACCGATCTGATGGACCGGCTGGGCCTTGGCGCGCGGATGCATGCCGAAGGGCTGCCGCATGACGGTTTTCACTTGGCCGATGGCGAACGGCTGATCCGCATCGACATTGCGGCGCTGACCGGCAAGCACGTCATGGTCTATGGCCAGACCGAAATCACTCGCGACTTGATGGAAGCCGCGCCCGAACGCGGGCTGGAGGTCATCTATGACGCAGGCGACGTCGCCCTGCATGACGTGGACAGCGATGCGCCCTACCTGACCTACAGCAAGGACGGCGCGACCCATCGGATCGACGCGGCATTTCTGTGTGGCTGCGATGGTTTCCATGGTCCCTCGCGCAAGGCGATCCCGGCATCGGTCGCGACCGCTTATGAGAAAGTCTATCCGTTCGGCTGGCTCGGCATATTAGCGGACGTGCCGCCGTGCAATCATGAGTTGATCTACGCCAATCACGAACGCGGCTTTGCGCTGGCGTCGATGCGGTCGGCGACGCGCAGCCGCTATTATGTGCAGGTGGCGCTGGACGAAAGACTTGAGGACTGGTCCGACGACCGATTGTGGGACGAACTGGCGATCCGGCTGGGGCCGGAGGCGGCGGCCAACATCACGCGCGGCCCGGCGCTGGAAAAATCGATCGCGCCGCTGCGCTCCTTTGTGTTCGAACCGATGCGCCATGGCCGGTTGATGCTGGCGGGCGACAGCGCGCATATCGTACCGCCGACGGGGGCGAAGGGGTTGAACCTGGCGATGTCGGACGTCCATTACCTGTCGCAGTCGTTGATCGCCTACTTCAAGAGTCATGACAGCGACGCGGTGGCCCGCTATTCGGACAAGGCGCTGGCCCGCGTCTGGAAATCGGAACGCTTTTCGTGGCAATTGACGACGCTGATGCACCGCTTCCCCGATAGCGATGCGTTCGATCGCCGGATGCAGGTCGCCGACCTCGACTATATCGCGTCTTCGGTCGCGGCGCAGACGACGATCGCGGAAAATTATGTAGGATTGCCACTGTAG